Below is a window of Euzebyales bacterium DNA.
GAACCGCCCGATCATGCCTTGGGCCGGTCGCGTGGCGGGTTGACGACCAAGGTCCACGGCGCGGCCGACGGCCGCTGCCGGACGTTGGCGGTCCATGTCACCGCCGGACAGGTCCACGACACCACCCAGTTCGCTGCGGTGCTGGCCGGCATTCGGGTGCCCCGCGCCGGCGCGGGACGGCCACGCACCCGCCCCGACCGGGTCGTGGCCGACAAGGCGTACAGCTCCCGCGCGAACCGGGCGCTGCTGCGGCGCCGCGGCATCGCCCACACCATCCCCGAACGCG
It encodes the following:
- a CDS encoding IS5 family transposase, with amino-acid sequence EPPDHALGRSRGGLTTKVHGAADGRCRTLAVHVTAGQVHDTTQFAAVLAGIRVPRAGAGRPRTRPDRVVADKAYSSRANRALLRRRGIAHTIPERGDQQAHRARRGRRGGRPCGFNGDAYRRRNTVERDWNKLKQWRGIATRYDKTATNYRGGILLAVLLTWTPK